A window from Agrobacterium tumefaciens encodes these proteins:
- a CDS encoding M20 family metallopeptidase, with protein sequence MNREAVMSIAAEIEAMKPDFTTLSDSIWDFAELKFEERQSAGILASALEENGFAVRRGVAGMETAFIGEFGSGKPVIALLGEFDALAGMSQLADVAEAQPAEPGATGHGCGHNLLGVGSLMAAIALARHLKANNLPGTVRYYGCPGEEGGSGKTFMVRAGLFDDVDAALTWHPAPFNGVRSTNNLAVLEYFYRFKGVAAHASNAAHLGRSALDAVELMNVGVNFLREHMPQDCRVHYAITDTGGKAANVVQAKAEVLYLIRAPEMRQALALAARVDKVARGAAMMTETEVEIVFDTASTNLLPNITLETAMHENMVALGPIAFDETDLAFAKRIQDTFTEEAIKSSIRLYQIKGDVFSNQKIDGSTPLHLGLRDFEGQSHFRAGSTDVGDVSWITPTAQCWTPAWAIGTNPHTWQVVAQGKSPAAHKAMAHAAKTLASTGLALMTSPELLANAKREWQENTEGSKYVCPIPADIMPGSHL encoded by the coding sequence ATGAACCGTGAAGCCGTGATGTCGATTGCCGCCGAAATCGAGGCGATGAAGCCCGATTTCACCACCTTGAGCGACAGCATCTGGGATTTCGCCGAACTGAAATTCGAGGAAAGGCAATCCGCCGGGATACTGGCAAGCGCGCTTGAGGAGAACGGTTTTGCGGTTCGCCGCGGTGTTGCGGGCATGGAAACGGCCTTCATCGGCGAATTCGGCAGCGGCAAGCCGGTCATAGCCCTCCTTGGCGAATTCGATGCCCTGGCTGGCATGAGCCAGCTGGCCGATGTCGCGGAGGCGCAACCGGCAGAACCGGGTGCCACCGGCCATGGCTGCGGCCACAACCTGCTCGGCGTCGGCTCATTGATGGCTGCTATCGCGCTTGCCCGACATCTCAAAGCCAACAATCTGCCCGGCACCGTGCGTTATTACGGCTGCCCCGGCGAAGAGGGCGGTTCCGGCAAGACCTTTATGGTGCGCGCCGGCTTGTTTGACGATGTCGATGCGGCGCTGACCTGGCATCCGGCACCGTTTAACGGCGTGCGTTCCACCAATAATCTTGCCGTGCTGGAATATTTTTACCGTTTCAAGGGTGTCGCCGCCCATGCTTCCAACGCCGCCCATCTCGGGCGCTCGGCGCTCGATGCCGTCGAACTCATGAATGTCGGCGTCAATTTCCTGCGCGAACACATGCCGCAGGATTGCCGTGTGCATTATGCAATCACCGATACCGGCGGCAAGGCGGCGAATGTGGTGCAGGCGAAGGCCGAAGTGCTTTACCTGATCCGCGCCCCGGAAATGCGTCAGGCACTCGCTCTTGCCGCACGGGTGGACAAGGTGGCGCGCGGTGCGGCGATGATGACCGAAACCGAGGTGGAGATCGTCTTCGATACCGCCTCCACCAATCTCCTGCCCAATATCACGCTGGAAACGGCGATGCATGAAAACATGGTGGCGCTTGGCCCCATCGCCTTTGATGAGACGGATCTCGCCTTCGCCAAACGCATTCAGGATACCTTTACCGAAGAAGCGATCAAAAGCAGTATCCGGCTCTATCAGATAAAGGGCGACGTCTTTTCCAACCAGAAAATCGACGGCTCGACGCCCCTGCATCTTGGCCTGCGCGATTTCGAGGGACAGTCGCATTTCCGGGCGGGCTCCACTGATGTCGGCGATGTCAGCTGGATCACGCCAACGGCGCAGTGCTGGACGCCCGCCTGGGCAATCGGCACCAATCCACACACCTGGCAGGTGGTAGCACAGGGCAAAAGCCCCGCCGCTCACAAGGCCATGGCACATGCCGCCAAAACGCTGGCATCGACCGGCCTTGCGCTGATGACCTCGCCGGAATTGCTCGCCAATGCCAAAAGGGAGTGGCAGGAAAACACCGAAGGCAGCAAATATGTCTGCCCGATTCCCGCCGATATCATGCCGGGTTCCCACCTGTAA